From Nicotiana tabacum cultivar K326 chromosome 22, ASM71507v2, whole genome shotgun sequence, one genomic window encodes:
- the LOC107823327 gene encoding protein DETOXIFICATION 42-like isoform X1: MAEKEVPCTENIKSPVSIFFRDIRSIFKLDELGHEIARIALPAALALTADPVASLVDTAFIGHIGPIEQAAVGVSIAVFNQASKIAIFPLVSVTTSFVAEEDTITKASQDLQNDKIKEQNEGDAEAMDTDSPSNSESKSLIPKNDSTGSVCKSVKMASSFEVVKPKPEKRHIPSASAALIIGAVLGIIQAAFLIAGAKPLLKFMGIKPGSAMSKPAEDYLRLRSLGAPAVLLSLAMQGVFRGFKDTKTPLFATVAGDLANIILDPIFMFVFHLGVRGAAIAHVISQYLISVILFWRLMEKVDLVPPSLKYLQFARFLTNGFLLLVRVIAVTFCVTLAASLAARLGATQMAAFQVCLQVWLATSLLADGLAVAGQAILASAFAQEDFTRCTATASRVLQLGVVLGLILALTLGVCLHYGARVFTKDVDVLHLIGIGIPFVAATQPINCLAFVFDGVNFGAADFAYSAYSMHSVVAHSIIKFWTYWNLDSSNHIYEPKSFSWLREDRHWNWTLEVPQELKVSVRLLIIIETRALPYSKFVQKPEILYKDQRSIGETL; the protein is encoded by the exons ATGGCCGAGAAAGAAGTTCCATGTACAGAGAATATTAAAAGCCCAGTATCCATATTCTTTAGAGATATAAG ATCAATATTTAAATTGGATGAGCTTGGCCATGAAATAGCAAGAATAGCCCTACCTGCGGCACTAGCTTTGACAGCAGATCCTGTTGCATCTCTGGTTGATACAGCATTCATTGGCCATATAG GTCCAATTGAGCAGGCTGCTGTGGGAGTTTCAATTGCTGTATTCAATCAAGCATCAAAGATTGCAATATTTCCCCTGGTCAGTGTAACAACTTCTTTCGTCGCTGAGGAAGATACCATCACGAAAGCAAGCCAGGACCTGCAAAATGATAAGATCAAGGAACAAAATGAAGGAGATGCTGAAGCAATGGATACTGATTCACCATCAAACAGTGAAAGCAAAAGCCTGATACCTAAAAATG ATTCTACAGGGAGTGTATGCAAGTCCGTAAAGATGGCTTCTAGCTTTGAGGTTGTGAAGCCTAAGCCCGAAAAGAGGCACATTCCATCTGCCTCGGCTGCATTAATTATTGGCGCCGTCCTTGGCATCATCCAAGCAGCATTTCTAATTGCTGGAGCAAAGCCTTTATTAAAGTTCATGGGAATCAAACCT GGCTCAGCTATGTCAAAACCAGCAGAAGATTACCTGAGATTGAGGTCACTTGGTGCACCAGCAGTTCTCCTCTCATTAGCAATGCAAGGAGTATTTCGAGGATTTAAAGACACAAAAACTCCATTATTTGCAACTG TGGCTGGAGATTTGGCAAATATTATTTTGGACCCGATATTCATGTTTGTTTTCCATCTTGGTGTCCGAGGTGCTGCAATTGCTCATGTAATTTCTCA GTACCTAATTTCAGTTATACTGTTTTGGAGACTAATGGAAAAGGTTGATCTTGTACCTCCTAGTCTCAAATATCTTCAATTTGCTCGATTTCTTACAAACG GCTTCCTATTGTTAGTGAGGGTAATAGCAGTGACATTCTGTGTAACATTAGCTGCATCTTTGGCTGCAAGATTAGGAGCCACACAAATGGCTGCATTTCAAGTCTGCTTGCAGGTTTGGCTAGCTACATCTCTTTTAGCTGATGGGTTGGCTGTTGCGGGTCAG GCAATACTAGCAAGTGCATTTGCTCAAGAGGACTTCACTAGGTGTACTGCAACAGCATCAAGGGTGTTACAG TTGGGAGTAGTTCTAGGGTTGATACTAGCACTTACACTTGGAGTTTGTTTACACTATGGAGCAAGAGTATTTACAAAAGACGTCGATGTCCTACACCTAATTGGCATTGGTATTCCG TTCGTCGCAGCAACTCAACCAATCAATTGCCTCGCCTTTGTCTTTGACGGTGTAAACTTTGGCGCAGCTGACTTTGCATATTCTGCATACTCAATG CATAGTGTTGTTGCTCATTCTATCATCAAGTTTTGGACTTATTGGAATTTGGATAGCTCTAACCATATATATGAGCCTAAGAGCTTTAGCTGGCTTCGGGAG GATAGGCACTGGAACTGGACCCTGGAAGTTCCTCAGGAGCTGAAAGTCTCTGTTAGACTACTAATTATTATAGAAACACGCGCACTTCCATACAGTAAATTTGTACAGAAACCTGAAATTCTTTATAAGGACCAAAGAAGCATAGGAGAGACCTTATAA
- the LOC107823327 gene encoding protein DETOXIFICATION 42-like isoform X2 encodes MAEKEVPCTENIKSPVSIFFRDIRSIFKLDELGHEIARIALPAALALTADPVASLVDTAFIGHIGPIEQAAVGVSIAVFNQASKIAIFPLVSVTTSFVAEEDTITKASQDLQNDKIKEQNEGDAEAMDTDSPSNSESKSLIPKNDSTGSVCKSVKMASSFEVVKPKPEKRHIPSASAALIIGAVLGIIQAAFLIAGAKPLLKFMGIKPGSAMSKPAEDYLRLRSLGAPAVLLSLAMQGVFRGFKDTKTPLFATVAGDLANIILDPIFMFVFHLGVRGAAIAHVISQYLISVILFWRLMEKVDLVPPSLKYLQFARFLTNGFLLLVRVIAVTFCVTLAASLAARLGATQMAAFQVCLQAILASAFAQEDFTRCTATASRVLQLGVVLGLILALTLGVCLHYGARVFTKDVDVLHLIGIGIPFVAATQPINCLAFVFDGVNFGAADFAYSAYSMHSVVAHSIIKFWTYWNLDSSNHIYEPKSFSWLREDRHWNWTLEVPQELKVSVRLLIIIETRALPYSKFVQKPEILYKDQRSIGETL; translated from the exons ATGGCCGAGAAAGAAGTTCCATGTACAGAGAATATTAAAAGCCCAGTATCCATATTCTTTAGAGATATAAG ATCAATATTTAAATTGGATGAGCTTGGCCATGAAATAGCAAGAATAGCCCTACCTGCGGCACTAGCTTTGACAGCAGATCCTGTTGCATCTCTGGTTGATACAGCATTCATTGGCCATATAG GTCCAATTGAGCAGGCTGCTGTGGGAGTTTCAATTGCTGTATTCAATCAAGCATCAAAGATTGCAATATTTCCCCTGGTCAGTGTAACAACTTCTTTCGTCGCTGAGGAAGATACCATCACGAAAGCAAGCCAGGACCTGCAAAATGATAAGATCAAGGAACAAAATGAAGGAGATGCTGAAGCAATGGATACTGATTCACCATCAAACAGTGAAAGCAAAAGCCTGATACCTAAAAATG ATTCTACAGGGAGTGTATGCAAGTCCGTAAAGATGGCTTCTAGCTTTGAGGTTGTGAAGCCTAAGCCCGAAAAGAGGCACATTCCATCTGCCTCGGCTGCATTAATTATTGGCGCCGTCCTTGGCATCATCCAAGCAGCATTTCTAATTGCTGGAGCAAAGCCTTTATTAAAGTTCATGGGAATCAAACCT GGCTCAGCTATGTCAAAACCAGCAGAAGATTACCTGAGATTGAGGTCACTTGGTGCACCAGCAGTTCTCCTCTCATTAGCAATGCAAGGAGTATTTCGAGGATTTAAAGACACAAAAACTCCATTATTTGCAACTG TGGCTGGAGATTTGGCAAATATTATTTTGGACCCGATATTCATGTTTGTTTTCCATCTTGGTGTCCGAGGTGCTGCAATTGCTCATGTAATTTCTCA GTACCTAATTTCAGTTATACTGTTTTGGAGACTAATGGAAAAGGTTGATCTTGTACCTCCTAGTCTCAAATATCTTCAATTTGCTCGATTTCTTACAAACG GCTTCCTATTGTTAGTGAGGGTAATAGCAGTGACATTCTGTGTAACATTAGCTGCATCTTTGGCTGCAAGATTAGGAGCCACACAAATGGCTGCATTTCAAGTCTGCTTGCAG GCAATACTAGCAAGTGCATTTGCTCAAGAGGACTTCACTAGGTGTACTGCAACAGCATCAAGGGTGTTACAG TTGGGAGTAGTTCTAGGGTTGATACTAGCACTTACACTTGGAGTTTGTTTACACTATGGAGCAAGAGTATTTACAAAAGACGTCGATGTCCTACACCTAATTGGCATTGGTATTCCG TTCGTCGCAGCAACTCAACCAATCAATTGCCTCGCCTTTGTCTTTGACGGTGTAAACTTTGGCGCAGCTGACTTTGCATATTCTGCATACTCAATG CATAGTGTTGTTGCTCATTCTATCATCAAGTTTTGGACTTATTGGAATTTGGATAGCTCTAACCATATATATGAGCCTAAGAGCTTTAGCTGGCTTCGGGAG GATAGGCACTGGAACTGGACCCTGGAAGTTCCTCAGGAGCTGAAAGTCTCTGTTAGACTACTAATTATTATAGAAACACGCGCACTTCCATACAGTAAATTTGTACAGAAACCTGAAATTCTTTATAAGGACCAAAGAAGCATAGGAGAGACCTTATAA
- the LOC107823327 gene encoding protein DETOXIFICATION 42-like isoform X3 encodes MAEKEVPCTENIKSPVSIFFRDIRSIFKLDELGHEIARIALPAALALTADPVASLVDTAFIGHIGPIEQAAVGVSIAVFNQASKIAIFPLVSVTTSFVAEEDTITKASQDLQNDKIKEQNEGDAEAMDTDSPSNSESKSLIPKNDSTGSVCKSVKMASSFEVVKPKPEKRHIPSASAALIIGAVLGIIQAAFLIAGAKPLLKFMGIKPGSAMSKPAEDYLRLRSLGAPAVLLSLAMQGVFRGFKDTKTPLFATVAGDLANIILDPIFMFVFHLGVRGAAIAHVISQYLISVILFWRLMEKVDLVPPSLKYLQFARFLTNGFLLLVRVIAVTFCVTLAASLAARLGATQMAAFQVCLQVWLATSLLADGLAVAGQAILASAFAQEDFTRCTATASRVLQLGVVLGLILALTLGVCLHYGARVFTKDVDVLHLIGIGIPFVAATQPINCLAFVFDGVNFGAADFAYSAYSMLTVAIFSIVLLLILSSSFGLIGIWIALTIYMSLRALAGFGRIGTGTGPWKFLRS; translated from the exons ATGGCCGAGAAAGAAGTTCCATGTACAGAGAATATTAAAAGCCCAGTATCCATATTCTTTAGAGATATAAG ATCAATATTTAAATTGGATGAGCTTGGCCATGAAATAGCAAGAATAGCCCTACCTGCGGCACTAGCTTTGACAGCAGATCCTGTTGCATCTCTGGTTGATACAGCATTCATTGGCCATATAG GTCCAATTGAGCAGGCTGCTGTGGGAGTTTCAATTGCTGTATTCAATCAAGCATCAAAGATTGCAATATTTCCCCTGGTCAGTGTAACAACTTCTTTCGTCGCTGAGGAAGATACCATCACGAAAGCAAGCCAGGACCTGCAAAATGATAAGATCAAGGAACAAAATGAAGGAGATGCTGAAGCAATGGATACTGATTCACCATCAAACAGTGAAAGCAAAAGCCTGATACCTAAAAATG ATTCTACAGGGAGTGTATGCAAGTCCGTAAAGATGGCTTCTAGCTTTGAGGTTGTGAAGCCTAAGCCCGAAAAGAGGCACATTCCATCTGCCTCGGCTGCATTAATTATTGGCGCCGTCCTTGGCATCATCCAAGCAGCATTTCTAATTGCTGGAGCAAAGCCTTTATTAAAGTTCATGGGAATCAAACCT GGCTCAGCTATGTCAAAACCAGCAGAAGATTACCTGAGATTGAGGTCACTTGGTGCACCAGCAGTTCTCCTCTCATTAGCAATGCAAGGAGTATTTCGAGGATTTAAAGACACAAAAACTCCATTATTTGCAACTG TGGCTGGAGATTTGGCAAATATTATTTTGGACCCGATATTCATGTTTGTTTTCCATCTTGGTGTCCGAGGTGCTGCAATTGCTCATGTAATTTCTCA GTACCTAATTTCAGTTATACTGTTTTGGAGACTAATGGAAAAGGTTGATCTTGTACCTCCTAGTCTCAAATATCTTCAATTTGCTCGATTTCTTACAAACG GCTTCCTATTGTTAGTGAGGGTAATAGCAGTGACATTCTGTGTAACATTAGCTGCATCTTTGGCTGCAAGATTAGGAGCCACACAAATGGCTGCATTTCAAGTCTGCTTGCAGGTTTGGCTAGCTACATCTCTTTTAGCTGATGGGTTGGCTGTTGCGGGTCAG GCAATACTAGCAAGTGCATTTGCTCAAGAGGACTTCACTAGGTGTACTGCAACAGCATCAAGGGTGTTACAG TTGGGAGTAGTTCTAGGGTTGATACTAGCACTTACACTTGGAGTTTGTTTACACTATGGAGCAAGAGTATTTACAAAAGACGTCGATGTCCTACACCTAATTGGCATTGGTATTCCG TTCGTCGCAGCAACTCAACCAATCAATTGCCTCGCCTTTGTCTTTGACGGTGTAAACTTTGGCGCAGCTGACTTTGCATATTCTGCATACTCAATG CTTACAGTGGCTATTTTCAGCATAGTGTTGTTGCTCATTCTATCATCAAGTTTTGGACTTATTGGAATTTGGATAGCTCTAACCATATATATGAGCCTAAGAGCTTTAGCTGGCTTCGGGAG GATAGGCACTGGAACTGGACCCTGGAAGTTCCTCAGGAGCTGA
- the LOC107823326 gene encoding rust resistance kinase Lr10-like isoform X1 gives MKMSGGTKFLSVLTILIFLQLSDTPFAEQNQQCAPSSCGHIKNISYPFRLKTDPKHCGDENYELSCKGNRIIFTIFTENLNGSRNYYVQSINYDNSTIRLVDPGIREQVVCSLPQHSTTYDTFPSQFNFFKSVGSDGSYAPLAVRPITIFSCPFAMNSPAFVEITNCLNRSDASNVSSKGHTYAATGNLYPSDLGVGCSVNLMSLTSRPTIDDANVYISILELHNALAYGFELSWFSVYCNNCPNIYECVGENSRNVRCLDYTCTVYNFHFFKTSCVTPRHLHLVLESFIPLGLSLLARMVLFPCIFVFLMIELRRRHMSIFDAIESFLHNRNNFMPIRYPYSSIRKMTGNFKEKLGQGGYGSVYKGKLRSGPDVAMKILTKPKADGQDFINEVATIGRIHHVNVVQLIGYCAERSKRALVYDFMPNGSLDKYITPREGGTLLSWQRKSEIALGVARGIEYLHRGCDIQILHFDIKPHNILLDENFVPKISDFGLAKLYPTDNSIITLTAARGTIGYVAPELINRSIGPVSYKADVYSFGMLLIEMAGMKSNSAAREDMSSQYFPHWIYDQIDKEKEIEVLDETHDDEKKIIKKLTLVALWCIQMNPLDRPSMTKVVEMLEGELQALQMPPRPSESLQPTSLEFNLSSSMSSTESVKLLESCSDSALIDVIIG, from the exons ATGAAAATGTCTGGAGGAACCAAGTTTCTTTCAGTTCTTACAATCCTCATCTTCTTACAGCTCTCTGACACCCCATTTGCCGAACAGAACCAGCAGTGTGCACCTTCTAGTTGTGGGCATATTAAGAACATCAGCTACCCCTTTCGATTGAAAACTGATCCAAAGCACTGTGGCGACGAAAACTATGAATTAAGCTGCAAAGGAAATCGCATCATATTCACGATATTTACTGAAAATTTGAATGGGTCTCGGAACTACTATGTGCAATCCATCAATTACGATAACTCCACTATCCGCCTTGTAGATCCTGGTATAAGAGAACAAGTTGTTTGCTCTCTTCCGCAGCATTCAACTACATATGACACTTTCCCTtctcaatttaatttttttaaaagtgtTGGTTCTGATGGTTCTTATGCTCCTTTAGCTGTGCGGCCAATCACTATTTTCAGCTGTCCATTTGCCATGAATTCTCCTGCCTTTGTGGAAATCACTAATTGTCTCAACAGGAGTGATGCTTCCAATGTTTCTTCCAAGGGACACACGTATGCAGCTACGGGAAACCTATATCCATCTGATTTGGGAGTGGGATGTAGTGTAAACCTCATGTCACTGACTTCACGGCCTACTATTGATGATGCAAATGTTTATATTTCAATCTTAGAGCTGCATAATGCTTTGGCGTATGGTTTTGAACTTTCATGGTTTAGTGTTTACTGTAACAACTGCCCCAATATATATGAATGCGTAGGTGAAAATTCAAGGAATGTTCGCTGTCTGGATTACACCTGCACGGTTTACAATTTTCATTTCTTCAAAACTTCATGTG TTACTCCAAGACATCTTCACCTCGTTCTTGAAA GCTTCATTCCACTTG GGCTTAGCCTTTTGGCAAGAATGGTACTATTCCCATGCATATTTGTGTTTCTAATGATTGAATTACGAAGAAGGCATATGTCGATCTTTGATGCAATTGAAAGTTTCCTGCATAATAGAAACAATTTCATGCCCATTCGATACCCCTACTCCAGCATAAGGAAGATGACTGGGAATTTCAAAGAGAAATTAGGCCAAGGAGGTTATGGTTCAGTATATAAAGGCAAGCTCCGAAGTGGTCCTGATGTTGCAATGAAGATCTTGACCAAGCCCAAAGCTGATGGGCAAGACTTCATCAACGAGGTTGCCACAATCGGGAGGATTCATCATGTTAACGTGGTACAACTTATTGGCTATTGTGCTGAGAGATCTAAACGTGCCCTCGTATATGACTTCATGCCCAATGGATCACTTGACAAGTACATCACACCCCGAGAAGGAGGAACTCTACTAAGCTGGCAAAGAAAGTCTGAAATTGCTCTTGGAGTTGCTCGAGGTATTGAATATTTACATCGAGGTTGTGACATACAAATTCTACATTTTGACATCAAGCCGCATAATATACTTTTGGATGAGAATTTCGTTCCAAAAATATCTGACTTTGGTCTTGCCAAATTATACCCAACGGATAACAGCATCATTACTCTAACAGCAGCAAGGGGAACAATTGGATATGTAGCTCCAGAATTGATCAACAGAAGCATTGGTCCCGTATCTTATAAGGCAGATGTTTATAGCTTTGGAATGCTACTAATTGAGATGGCAGGCATGAAAAGTAACTCGGCAGCAAGAGAGGATATGTCAAGCCAGTATTTCCCACATTGGATCTATGATCAAATCGACAAGGAAAAGGAAATTGAAGTACTAGACGAGACGCATGATGATGAAAAGAAGATTATAAAGAAGCTGACTTTAGTTGCCTTGTGGTGCATACAAATGAATCCACTTGATCGTCCCTCGATGACTAAAGTAGTTGAAATGCTTGAAGGTGAATTACAAGCTTTGCAAATGCCTCCTAGGCCTTCTGAATCGCTGCAACCAACTTCACTGGAATTCAATCTAAGTTCTTCAATGAGTTCAACTGAGTCAGTGAAGCTGCTCGAGAGTTGTTCTGATTCTGCATTAATAGATGTAATTATTGGTTGA
- the LOC107823326 gene encoding rust resistance kinase Lr10-like isoform X2 — MKMSGGTKFLSVLTILIFLQLSDTPFAEQNQQCAPSSCGHIKNISYPFRLKTDPKHCGDENYELSCKGNRIIFTIFTENLNGSRNYYVQSINYDNSTIRLVDPGIREQVVCSLPQHSTTYDTFPSQFNFFKSVGSDGSYAPLAVRPITIFSCPFAMNSPAFVEITNCLNRSDASNVSSKGHTYAATGNLYPSDLGVGCSVNLMSLTSRPTIDDANVYISILELHNALAYGFELSWFSVYCNNCPNIYECVGENSRNVRCLDYTCTVYNFHFFKTSCVTPRHLHLVLERLSLLARMVLFPCIFVFLMIELRRRHMSIFDAIESFLHNRNNFMPIRYPYSSIRKMTGNFKEKLGQGGYGSVYKGKLRSGPDVAMKILTKPKADGQDFINEVATIGRIHHVNVVQLIGYCAERSKRALVYDFMPNGSLDKYITPREGGTLLSWQRKSEIALGVARGIEYLHRGCDIQILHFDIKPHNILLDENFVPKISDFGLAKLYPTDNSIITLTAARGTIGYVAPELINRSIGPVSYKADVYSFGMLLIEMAGMKSNSAAREDMSSQYFPHWIYDQIDKEKEIEVLDETHDDEKKIIKKLTLVALWCIQMNPLDRPSMTKVVEMLEGELQALQMPPRPSESLQPTSLEFNLSSSMSSTESVKLLESCSDSALIDVIIG, encoded by the exons ATGAAAATGTCTGGAGGAACCAAGTTTCTTTCAGTTCTTACAATCCTCATCTTCTTACAGCTCTCTGACACCCCATTTGCCGAACAGAACCAGCAGTGTGCACCTTCTAGTTGTGGGCATATTAAGAACATCAGCTACCCCTTTCGATTGAAAACTGATCCAAAGCACTGTGGCGACGAAAACTATGAATTAAGCTGCAAAGGAAATCGCATCATATTCACGATATTTACTGAAAATTTGAATGGGTCTCGGAACTACTATGTGCAATCCATCAATTACGATAACTCCACTATCCGCCTTGTAGATCCTGGTATAAGAGAACAAGTTGTTTGCTCTCTTCCGCAGCATTCAACTACATATGACACTTTCCCTtctcaatttaatttttttaaaagtgtTGGTTCTGATGGTTCTTATGCTCCTTTAGCTGTGCGGCCAATCACTATTTTCAGCTGTCCATTTGCCATGAATTCTCCTGCCTTTGTGGAAATCACTAATTGTCTCAACAGGAGTGATGCTTCCAATGTTTCTTCCAAGGGACACACGTATGCAGCTACGGGAAACCTATATCCATCTGATTTGGGAGTGGGATGTAGTGTAAACCTCATGTCACTGACTTCACGGCCTACTATTGATGATGCAAATGTTTATATTTCAATCTTAGAGCTGCATAATGCTTTGGCGTATGGTTTTGAACTTTCATGGTTTAGTGTTTACTGTAACAACTGCCCCAATATATATGAATGCGTAGGTGAAAATTCAAGGAATGTTCGCTGTCTGGATTACACCTGCACGGTTTACAATTTTCATTTCTTCAAAACTTCATGTG TTACTCCAAGACATCTTCACCTCGTTCTTGAAA GGCTTAGCCTTTTGGCAAGAATGGTACTATTCCCATGCATATTTGTGTTTCTAATGATTGAATTACGAAGAAGGCATATGTCGATCTTTGATGCAATTGAAAGTTTCCTGCATAATAGAAACAATTTCATGCCCATTCGATACCCCTACTCCAGCATAAGGAAGATGACTGGGAATTTCAAAGAGAAATTAGGCCAAGGAGGTTATGGTTCAGTATATAAAGGCAAGCTCCGAAGTGGTCCTGATGTTGCAATGAAGATCTTGACCAAGCCCAAAGCTGATGGGCAAGACTTCATCAACGAGGTTGCCACAATCGGGAGGATTCATCATGTTAACGTGGTACAACTTATTGGCTATTGTGCTGAGAGATCTAAACGTGCCCTCGTATATGACTTCATGCCCAATGGATCACTTGACAAGTACATCACACCCCGAGAAGGAGGAACTCTACTAAGCTGGCAAAGAAAGTCTGAAATTGCTCTTGGAGTTGCTCGAGGTATTGAATATTTACATCGAGGTTGTGACATACAAATTCTACATTTTGACATCAAGCCGCATAATATACTTTTGGATGAGAATTTCGTTCCAAAAATATCTGACTTTGGTCTTGCCAAATTATACCCAACGGATAACAGCATCATTACTCTAACAGCAGCAAGGGGAACAATTGGATATGTAGCTCCAGAATTGATCAACAGAAGCATTGGTCCCGTATCTTATAAGGCAGATGTTTATAGCTTTGGAATGCTACTAATTGAGATGGCAGGCATGAAAAGTAACTCGGCAGCAAGAGAGGATATGTCAAGCCAGTATTTCCCACATTGGATCTATGATCAAATCGACAAGGAAAAGGAAATTGAAGTACTAGACGAGACGCATGATGATGAAAAGAAGATTATAAAGAAGCTGACTTTAGTTGCCTTGTGGTGCATACAAATGAATCCACTTGATCGTCCCTCGATGACTAAAGTAGTTGAAATGCTTGAAGGTGAATTACAAGCTTTGCAAATGCCTCCTAGGCCTTCTGAATCGCTGCAACCAACTTCACTGGAATTCAATCTAAGTTCTTCAATGAGTTCAACTGAGTCAGTGAAGCTGCTCGAGAGTTGTTCTGATTCTGCATTAATAGATGTAATTATTGGTTGA